Proteins encoded by one window of Crassostrea angulata isolate pt1a10 chromosome 9, ASM2561291v2, whole genome shotgun sequence:
- the LOC128162668 gene encoding protein disulfide-isomerase A4-like: MAWKKYLWLLTVIALLTVSSVKAEDDDDDTVEEKEDEEKEESDVLVLTKDNFDKVINDNDNVMVEFYAPWCGHCKSLEPLYAKAAQVLKTWDPPVPLAKVDATIESDLASRFDVSGYPTLKFFKKGVPYDYDDARTTEGLIRYVKERSDPDWKPPPEAVVTLTKDNFKDFINNDLSLVEFYAPWCGHCKALAPSYEKAAKQLNIQSEPIPLGKVDATVETELASEYEVSGYPTLFLFRKGKKYEYNGPRDETGIVNYMIMQQGEASKLKLSVKDVKSSMKQDEIYVMGFFDNLNDPKLRMYMDAANAMREEFSFGHTLDPKIGDAYKTNPQTVLVFTPERYYTKYEPKWHVMKLDNIKDEGDIVEFVRKREVPLVGQYKANNIKLYQKYRPLCFVFYTVDWSFDHRDATQLWRNKVAKIANNHKEVKFAIADEDEHSHLLAEFGLDDSGEEINIACYGPDGKKYPMEPMEEWEDDEVEEYITKMKKGKLTPHLKSQPIPKRQDSPVKTVVGKSFDKIVKDKSKDVLIELYAPWCGHCKQLEPIYKELATKVKKEKNLVIAKMDATANDVPEAFKAEGFPTIYFAPSNNKDNPVKYSGGRTVDDFMKYLKEHATVAFKGKDEL, encoded by the exons ATGGCCTGGAAGAAATATCTTTGGCTGTTGACAGTTATTGCACTGCTGACAGTCAGTTCTGTGAAAGCAGAGGATGATG ATGACGATACAGTAGAGGAAAAAGAAGATGAGGAGAAAGAGGAATCTGACGTTCTTGTTTTAACCAAAGACAACTTTGACAAGGTTATCAATGATAATGACAATGTAATGGTGGAATTCTATGCCCCCTG GTGTGGACATTGTAAATCCTTAGAACCACTTTATGCCAAGGCAGCCCAGGTCCTGAAGACTTGGGACCCCCCAGTTCCCCTTGCCAAAGTCGATGCTACCATAGAATCTGACTTGGCATCAAG ATTTGATGTGAGTGGCTACCCAACTCTAAAGTTCTTCAAGAAAGGTGTACCTTATGATTATGATGATGCCAGAACTACTGAAG gTCTGATACGGTATGTCAAGGAAAGATCAGACCCCGATTGGAAACCCCCTCCAGAGGCCGTTGTGACCTTGACCAAGGACAACTTCAAGGACTTTATCAACAATGACCTGAGCTTAGTCGAGTTCTATGCCCCATG gTGTGGTCACTGCAAGGCCCTGGCGCCTTCCTACGAGAAAGCAGCCAAACAGCTGAACATCCAGTCAGAGCCAATACCCCTGGGAAAAGTAGATGCCACGGTGGAAACGGAGCTAGCCTCAGAGTATGAGGTCTCAGGGTACCCCACCCTCTTCCTGTTCAGGAAAGGGAAGAAATATGAATACAATGGACCCAGGGATGAAACTG GTATTGTGAACTATATGATCATGCAACAGGGAGAGGCCTCAAAACTGAAACTGAGTGTGAAGGACGTGAAGTCATCCATGAAACAGGATGAAATCTATGTCATGGGGTTCTTTGACAACCTCAACGATCCTAAACTCCGGATGTACATGGATGCAG CAAACGCAATGCGTGAAGAGTTTTCCTTCGGCCACACCTTGGATCCAAAGATCGGTGATGCCTACAAAACCAATCCGCAGACCGTCCTAGTTTTCACACCTGAGAGATATTATACCAAATATGAACCTAAGTGGCATGTTATGAAACTG GACAATATTAAAGATGAGGGAGACATTGTGGAGTTTGTTCGTAAGCGAGAGGTACCATTGGTCGGTCAGTACAAGGCTAACAACATCAAACTGTACCAGAAGTACCGCCCGCTCTGTTTCGTCTTCTACACCGTGGACTGGAGCTTTGACCACAGAGACG cTACCCAGTTATGGAGGAATAAGGTTGCCAAAATTGCCAACAATCACAAAGAGGTAAAATTTGCCATCGCCGACGAAGACGAGCACAGTCACTTGTTAGCCGAGTTTGGATTGGACGATTCTGGAGAGGAAATCAACATTGCCTGTTATGGCCCTGACGGAAAGAAATATCCAATGGAGCCCATGGAAGAGTGGGAAGATGATGAAGTGGAAGAATACATCACCAAAATGAAGAAAG GTAAACTGACCCCTCACCTTAAGTCCCAACCTATCCCAAAACGACAGGACAGCCCAGTGAAAACCGTGGTCGGCAAATCTTTCGACAAAATTGTTAAAGACAAGTCAAAGGACGTATTAATCGAGTTGTATGCACCTTGGTGTGGCCATTGCAAACAGCTGGAGCCTATCTATAAAGAACTCGCAACCAAAGTCAAAAAGGAGAAAAATCTCGTGATAGCCAAAATGGATGCTACCGCTAACGATGTACCTGAAGCATTTAAAGCTGAGGGATTCCCCACGATATATTTTGCGCCTTCTAACAATAAAGACAATCCTGTGAAATATAGCGGTGGAAGGACAGTAGacgattttatgaaatatctgAAGGAGCATGCTACTGTAGCCTTTAAAGGAAAAGATGAGTTATAA